The nucleotide window CGAGGAGGGGGTTGAGCGTGTGGCCGAAGATCGTTGTGAGGCCGTGGTCGCCTATTGGTGTGTTGATGGGTTCGAGGGTGGCTGTTGGGTATTTGTTGAGGAACCAGTTGATGACGAGTTCGTTTTCTTCTGGTTCAAGGCTGCAGGTGCTGTAGAGCAGGGTGCCTCCGGGTTTGAGGCAGTGCCATGCTGCTTTGAGGAGTTCGCGTTGGGTTTTTGCGAGGTGTTTGAAGGTGTCGATGGTTTTGTTTTCCGGCCAGGTTTTGTCTGCTGGCCAGTTCCCACTGCAGGGAGCGTCGAGGAGGATGGAGTGGTAGGTTTTTCCTAGGTCTGTTGCGAATCGGGCGTCTTTTCTGTAGGTGATGGCGTTGGTGACGCCACAGCGTTCGAGATTGTTGCGGAGGGTGGTGAGGCGTTTGGTTTTGATGTCAAGGCAGGTGAGGACACCCGTGTTTTGCATGATTTGGGCGAGGTGGGTGCTCTTGCTTCCGGGTGCTGCTGCCATGTCGATGACGGAGGTGTTGGGTGCGGGGTTGAGGATTTCTGCTGCGAGTTGGGAGGCGGCTCCTTGGAGGTAGTAGTAGCCTTGGAGGTATTCGGGTGTCGCTCCGAGGGAGAACGGGGCAGAATACCAGTAGCCATGTTTGAGCCAGGGTATGCGTGTTAGGCGTGCACCTTTGCGTTTGAGGCGGGTTGTGAGTTGTTGGGGCGTTGTTTTGAGGGTGTTGATGCGAATGGCTGGTCGGGGTGTTGTTGTTTCTGGGTTGAAGGCGTGGCCGAGTTGTTCGTATCGTTTGAGGAAGAGTGCTTTATGCATTGGGGAGGTCGATGGTGAGTGTGCCTTTGTGCTCGTCTATGACGATGATGCGGGGGTGTTTTTTGGCGTAGTTCTTGGCGGCTTCCCATCCTTTGGTGTTTTTGAGGTTGTTAATAGTGTCAAGGATGGTTTGGAGTTCTTGGTAGTGTTGGTAGATGAGTTCTCCTTTTTTTTGGTTTTGTTCTGCACTTTTTTCTAGGCCGCGGAGGTGTTTTTCTTGTTCGGTGATGATGCGGTTGATTTTTGTTTGTTTGTGGTTGTGTTCTTCGTGTTTTTTGTTGGCTTCGTTTTGGAGGATGGTTGGCATGAGGGTCTTTTCGATTGCTTCGCTGAACGTTGTTGTTGCGGTTTGGTTGGTGTGTGTTGTGAAGGGGATGGGTGTTGGGCCTTGGTCGCTGATGTGTGGTTGTGGTTTTTCTGTGGCGATGGTGCTGAGTTGTTCGTGGATTTTTTTGGCGTCGGCTTCGGTGATGGTTGTTTTGTTCTTGTCTATGTTTGCTCGTTGGCAGAGTTCTTCGGCCCACTTGCCGCCCAGAGAGAGTTTGGTCGCGAGTATTTTGACGATGCTCTCGTTCTTAGTTGTTGTGATGATGTTGGAGAGTTCTTGAAGAGTGAGGGTGAGGGGGTTGGTTGCTTGCGGGGGCGGGGTGTAGGGGCTTCCTCCGCGTATGGTTCTGTCTTTGAAGGTGTGCGTGTGGAGGGGGCTGATGATGGTGCCGTCTGCTCTGGTGTGGATGAGGTTGCCGGGGGGGATGAGTTCGATGTGGAGGTGTTTGGTTTCTCCTGTTCGTTGGAGCGTTATGGTGAGGATGCGTTCGAATCCTTCTTGTTGTATTGCGGTGATGCGTGCTTGGCGGAGGTGTTTGCGCAGGAAGATGCAGTAGCCCGGGGGTGTTTGTGGAAAGGCGGGTTTTTGGTGGGTGAGGAAGAGGGCGTGGGGGAGGTCGAGGTAGAGGTTGTGTCTTCCTTTGTTGGGGACGTGGATGGTGAAGTAGAAAATTGTTGTTCCTTTTTGGTAGATTTTGTCGATTTTTCCTCCGGTGAGTGTCGTGTTGAGTTCTTTGGCGAGAAAGAAGAGGTCCATAGCGGTGAGTGTGAGTGGCGTGCTTGTTGTTGGGTTGTCTGGCTTTGTGTTTTTTTTGTTCATCGTTGGTTTTTTGGTGAGTGTTGGGTTATTGTGAGTTATAAATGCTGTGTTTGGTTCTTGAGTGTTTTAATGGGTTTTTAATGAGGTTCGGGGTTGGTTGTGTGTTTGCAAAAAGAAGGAAATATTTAAAAAACAGAGGTTTTCTTTCTTTGCAAAAAATGTTTTCATTGTCGTTCAGGGGTGGTTTTCTTGTCTCGTAGTGGTCTCGTTGTTTGGGTTGTCGCGGTGGTTGTTGGGTTGTTGGCGGTGGTGTTTTTTCCTGAGGGCGGTTTGTTGAAGCAGGACAACAGTCCTGTCGTTGGGAGCAGCGATGTTGTTGAGGCGCAGGTCGGAACCCGTGTTGCAGGAGGGAGTGGTGTTGGTGGGGAGGTGCTCTCTGCAGAGGTTGTTTCTCTTCATGATTCGCAGGAGGATTGCTGGATGATCATTGATGGTAGCGTGTATGACGTGACAGGCTTTATTTCGGAGCATCCTGGGGGTGCGGGGGAGATCGTGACTCGTTGTGGTGAGGACGCGTCTGATGCCTTTGTGACAAAGGGTGGTAAAGGAAAGGATCATTCTGCCTTTGCGTACGAGCTTCTTGCGAAGTACTTTATAGGGCGTGTCGGGGATGTTGCGAGTGATGGTCAGAGTGAACGTGGCGCTGCGAGTGGGGGCGGCAGTTCTAAAGCAGGAGAAGCGGGAGGGAGTGGTTTGAACGTCGCGGTTCCTGACAGGCAGGATGAGGAAGTGAAAGAGGTTGAGAACGTAAAAGCGCCTTCTGCTGATGTTTCAAGCGGGGGCGTTTCTGGTAGTGTTGCGAGTGATGTTTCGTGTACTGAGGAGGAGGTTTCGTTGCATGCTTCCAAGGACGATTGTTGGATGATCATTGACGGTAAGGTGTATGACATTACGGCGTTTTTTAGGAAGCATCCTGGAGGGGATAAGAACCTTTTGAAGGGGTGTGGCTTGGACGCGTCTCGTTTGTATGATGGAAGTGCTGGTCCGCATAAGCATAGCGCCGCTGCGAGGGCGTTGCTCGATGATTTTTTCTTATGTACTGTTGGCGGGTCGGCGCCAGTTGGGGGTGCTGCTGGCTCGTCTTCTCGCTCCTCTTCCAGCTCGGCTCCTAGTTCGTCATCTCAGGAGTCGCCAAGCGGGGGCGATGATTGCGGGAGTGTTGAGGATTGCGTCGTAGAGGATGCGCTTCGTCGGTTTCCTTCTTGTAATTTCAAGAAAGTGGAGCGCGAGGACTGGGGGTTTAACGTTGTTTTGAAATGTGGTGAAGAGGTGAAGGTGAAATACGATCGTTCAGGACGGTTTTTAGAGGTTGATGATTGAACGGAGAAGGTGATTGTTGTGGGAGTTGTTGCTTGGGTGGGGCGTTTTGGTGTGCTGGTTGAGTCTTGGCTGAATCGTTTTCGTTGGCTTGGCTTGACGCTCGTGAGGGGCGGTGTCTCGTTGGTTTTTTTGTATTTTAGCTTGGTGCAGTTAAAGTCGCCGCAGGTGTACGCGGGTTTCCTGCCTGGTTTTGCCGCGTTTTTGCCGTTGAGGCCTGTCGCGTTGGTGTACTTGAATGGTTTGTTTGAAGTGTTCTTTGGTTTGCTTTTGTTGGTTGGGTGGCGGACGAGGTTGGCTGCGTTCTTGCTCGGGGTTCACTTGTTGGGTATTACGGTAAGTATTGGGTTGACGGATATTGGTGTGCGGGATTTTGGTTTGGCGGTGGCAACGCTTTCTGTGGTCTTGAGCGGTCCTGACAGGTTGTGTTTGGAGTTTGAAGCGCCTAAGCGAGACTAGTGGGAAGGGCGCGTTGCTCGTTCATGTTCTTGTTTATTTTTCGTATTGTTGGTTTTTGAGGTTTGTTGGACAGCCCTTGAGAAGCACCCGCCCTCCCACGAAATATGTTGCCATATAGAAAATAATTTTATTTAAATACTTAGGTAGTTCTTCCCCTTGCTTGGTGTGATGCTGCAGTCCACCGTCGGTTCCCTTCCTTCACAAGGGAGGGTGCTGAGGAAAGTCCGCCCACCGACAAAACGTGACCGTGCGAAAGCGCGGGCGTCGAGAGGCGCGGCAACCGCTCAGAAACGAAACCCCCTGTGCTTAAGGGAATGATGCGTGCGAAGGCATCGGTGACGATGCTGAGCTAACCCGCTGACGTCGGCACAGGAACGGTTGAAACGGCGAGCCCTCACGGGTGCAAGTCCTTCGAGACGCTTAGTTGAATGTGGACAACGGCCATCGCCGCACGGCATCAAGGCGCGCGGTTTGGGCCGTACAAAAGGCGGCTTACCAGCATCACACCACTTCACCTACTTCACGAAGACTTGGCAAGGAAGAGGTCGTACAGAGGAAACAAGCTTGTGCTTCCGAAGAAGAGGAACAAACCGCCATGATCTCGAGAGTTATTTTCAAGGACGATCACCGCGGCCTGGAGTTTGAGGTTGGGACATTCAAGAAAACGTTCTCAATAGGAGAGAAGGTCCCGCCAGAGAGCATTAATTACCACCCCCTCACTAATCACGCTAATCATTCTTCCGGCGCCTATCAAAAAAGCAGTGTTGAGAGAAGCGAAAAGCCACCGTTTTTGGAAGTGTGGGGTAAGGAGCGAGTAATGCGTGCGGGCGATGAAGGCAAGGAGGAGCTCATCTATATTCGAGAGCCGTACTTCTTCGTGGCATTTATCATGGAAGAAGAGAGCGAGCAGGGAGGTGGAAGATTAGAAACAATCGTCGCGACAGAAACCTTACTTTGGAAGGACGTCCCCCAACCCGGTGAAAAAGTCGCCACGATTTCTCTCGCTTCGCCAGCTTCGAAAGAGAGTTCGCTTGGCCGCGTTGAGAGGTATGAAGTAACGCGCCAAGAGCTTCGACCGCACGCGAGGAGTCTGCAGCCTGACATCCTTTGCTACGTCAAGCCCGAGCGCGATGAACCTTAGACGTCGAGATTGCCCCCGCGCAGGACGCGGGAGGTGCACGACCCCTTCGAACGGTGAAAAACACTATTTCTCCTTCCCCCGTGAAGAGAACTTTTTTAAATAACGCTTGCTTTCTTTGAAGGCATGGCGAGAAAGGATAAAATTGCGATGCCCAGTTCCGGGGCTGGCATTACGCGGTATTTTGATGAGATTAAATCACGCTACGAGCTCAAGCCGGAACACGTGATGGTTTTGTGCATCATTGTCGTGCTTATTGTGATCAGTCTGCACGTGCTCTGGCCAATCGGTGCTGGGCCGTGAGCGTGCCAACCCTCCCCCTTTACGTTCGCAATTGCCAGCATTCTCGCCTGGAGCTTTGAGTTGCTATGATGCCTGGAATGGATCCTCGGATGATGCGCCAAGCGATGAAACGCATGGGCATCCAACAAGAAGTGGTTGAAGACGCTGAGGAAGTGCTTATTCGTTGTTCTGATCGCGAGATTGTTATTACGAACCCTCAGGTCTCAAAAGTTGTGATGATGGGGCAGGTCACCTACCAGGTCGTGGGGGAGGTTGTTGAGCGTTCCCTTGATACGACACCAGACATTTCTGATGAGGATATTGCGACGGTTGTTGAACAGACTGGTTGCAGCGAGGAAACAGCGAAGCGGGTTCTTGAAGAAACGAAAGGGGACTTGGCGGAGAGCATCCTAAAGCTCAAAGAAGACAAAAAAGGCTGAGAGGAGGCCGGTCGAGAACGCTTTTTTCCCTTTCACAAGCCGGTTTCCCAAATTCCCAATAGTTTTTTATACACTTCTGTCTTTGCAGCAGGAAAAGAAGAGGTGGGACTTACGGGTCATAATGGTACTATCGCCTTGTTTGTAGCCCTGGCCGTTGTCGCTGGGACTGTCTTCTCGATTGCTGCCGGGAACGGAGCGGGCGGGAGTTATGTGGACAGCGATTTTGACGGCGTGAGCGATGCTGTTGACAAATGTCCCTTCACGTTTGGAACATTTTGTGCAGGGTGCCCTCCCCTCCCGTGCAATCCTACGTGCCAAGAACTGCTGTGTACCGAGAGCGGTCCGGCGTGTGTAAACCTTCCTGAAGGCGTCGAGTGTGGCTTTGAAGATTGCAGCGTGCTTGACAACGGGTGCCGCTCGTATGAGAACGCGGAGCGGTGGTGTTCGAACGGGGTGTGTGGTAAGGGCGTGTGTAATGCGTACGTGAAGGCGCCGGTGGGTACGCCATGCGTCACGAGGAAAGGGTTTGCGGGGGCTTGCGACGAGTTCGGGGTGTGCAGTTCTGAGGAGGACCGCTACCTTCCTATTTTTGATAGGGATAAGGACACGATACTGGATGAGGAGGATAATTGTGTCGTCTTGTTCAATCCGCGCCAGCAAGATTTTGACGAGGATGGCGTTGGGGACGTGTGCGACGAGGATGCCGACGGGGACGGCGTTCTTGACCGTGAGGATCGTTGTTGGGAGACTCGGTCAGGGCAGGTTGTTGATGCGTTCGGGTGTAGTTGTGAGCAGAAGACGTGTTCTGACCGTGGCCCGTGCACGGATGTTGTTTGCGATGCTTCTTCAGCGGCTTGCGTCGCTTCTATTGCTGCTGGGAGAGCGTGCTTCCTTGGTCAAGGTGCTGGTTG belongs to Candidatus Woesearchaeota archaeon and includes:
- a CDS encoding preprotein translocase subunit Sec61beta — protein: MARKDKIAMPSSGAGITRYFDEIKSRYELKPEHVMVLCIIVVLIVISLHVLWPIGAGP
- a CDS encoding nascent polypeptide-associated complex protein; the protein is MMPGMDPRMMRQAMKRMGIQQEVVEDAEEVLIRCSDREIVITNPQVSKVVMMGQVTYQVVGEVVERSLDTTPDISDEDIATVVEQTGCSEETAKRVLEETKGDLAESILKLKEDKKG
- a CDS encoding DoxX family protein, coding for MIVVGVVAWVGRFGVLVESWLNRFRWLGLTLVRGGVSLVFLYFSLVQLKSPQVYAGFLPGFAAFLPLRPVALVYLNGLFEVFFGLLLLVGWRTRLAAFLLGVHLLGITVSIGLTDIGVRDFGLAVATLSVVLSGPDRLCLEFEAPKRD
- a CDS encoding RsmB/NOP family class I SAM-dependent RNA methyltransferase encodes the protein MHKALFLKRYEQLGHAFNPETTTPRPAIRINTLKTTPQQLTTRLKRKGARLTRIPWLKHGYWYSAPFSLGATPEYLQGYYYLQGAASQLAAEILNPAPNTSVIDMAAAPGSKSTHLAQIMQNTGVLTCLDIKTKRLTTLRNNLERCGVTNAITYRKDARFATDLGKTYHSILLDAPCSGNWPADKTWPENKTIDTFKHLAKTQRELLKAAWHCLKPGGTLLYSTCSLEPEENELVINWFLNKYPTATLEPINTPIGDHGLTTIFGHTLNPLLARTKRLWPDKTGTEGFFYAKIKKPTKP